The genomic region GCCCTCGTCCGGCAACAGGCCCTCGGTGCGCAGTGCCTGCAGCAACTGCGTCCGGTCACGCGCGCGGGCCTCGCGCTGGCGCGATGCGTCCGCCGGATCGGGGAACAGGCCGAGCTGCTCCCTGATCTCGATGTCGCGCTCCGTCCACCAGCCGCGCAGGGTCGGCAGGTCATGGCTGCCGATCACCGCCAGGGCCAGCCCCGGATAGGCCGCGGGCGGGAAGAAGGCACCGGTCGTGAAGTCCTGCTCGAAATACAGCACCCGGTAGGAAAGGATATTCGCCGCCGCCATGTGCTCGCGGAACCCCTCAGGCACCGTGCCGAGGTCCTCGCCGACGACGAGGCAACGCTGGCGATGGCTCTCCAGCGCCAGGATGCCGACCAGATCCTGCAGCGGATACTGCACATAGGCGCCGTCCGGTGGCTTGCGGCCCCGTGGCACCCAATAGAGGTGCTGCAGCCCCATGACGTGATCGATGCGCAACCCACCGGCGTGGCGCATATTGGCGCGGATCAGTTCGATGAAGCTGCGATAGCCTTCTTCCCGCAATGCCCGGGGATTGAAGGGCGGCACCCCCCAGTCCTGGCCGGCCGGGTTGAGGATGTCGGGCGGCGCGCCGACCTGGGCGCCGGAGACCACGGCCGCGGCATTGACCCAGGTCTCGGCACCGGCACGATCGGCCCCCACCGCGAGGTCGCGGTAGAGCCCCACCGCCATGCCGCGCGCGGACGCCGTCGCCGCGGCGGCGGCAAGCTGCGTGTCGGCCAGCCATTGCAGCCACGCAAGAAAATCCAGCCGCTCACGGTTCGCTTCGGCAAAGCGTGCCACCGTGGGGGAATCCGGGTCACGGTACTCCTCCGGCCAGCAATGCCAGTCGGCCAGGGCGGGATCGCGGGCGGCGAAATACTCGCGCAGGGCCAGGAACAGGCAGTTGCGCTCCAGCACCGTGCCACGCTCGCGCCGGAACGCCGTGAAGCCCTCCCAGCGGGCGGGGTCGGCGGCCGTTCTGCAGGCATGGAACAACTGCTCCAGCACCGAGAACTTGAGGGCAGTGACCTCGGCATAATCCACGAGGGGCCGCGCGCTGCACGCCGCCACGCGGGCGCGGAACGCCTCCGAGGTGATCAGCTCCCGGGTCTGCGGGCAGTCCAGCAGTTCGGGCACCGCTAGCACGTCGATGTTGAGCACGTTCAGCAGCAGGCGGCTGGCCGGCGAATAGGGGCTGGCATGCTCGGGGTCGTCGTGGAACAGGGCGTGCAGCGGGTTGAGGCCGATCACGTCGGCCCCGCGCGCGGCGGTCAGTTCCACCAAACTGCGCAGATCGCCGAAATCACCGATGCCCCAGTCGGTGGCGGAGCGCAGCAGATAAAGCTGCGCGGCGATGCCCCAGAGCCGGCGCCCCTCGGCCAGCCCCGGCGGCAGCCAGCAACGTCCGGGGGTCACCACCAGTGTCGTGGCCGCCTGCCCTGGCTGGAAGGAAAACCGGTGATAGCCCCATGGCAGATCGTCGGGCAGCACCAGCCGGCGGCGCTGCAGCGCCTGGCCGTCGACATGGCAGGACGCCACCAGGTCGAGCCGGTCGAACGCCACCTGCGCCACGATCTCGCTGCCGTCTTCCAGGGCCAGGTGCCAGATGATCTGGCCGGTATCGGGGGGCAGGACGATCTCCACCACCAGCGGCCCGGCAGTGACGTCCAGAACCACCACGGGGGGCAACGGGCGCTGCCAGTCGGCCCGCTCCAAGGCCTCAAGGGTCGCGCGGACCTGTGCCTCGTCGTCGGCCGCAACCCCCATCGCGGCGAGCAGGCTGCGCTTGGTTTGGGCGCTGGCCCGCACCGTTTTCCCCCGGGCGTCACGGAAGACGGGTTCGATGCCCATCCGCCCGGCCAGCTCGTCCAGGGTGGCGCTGCCGGATTCCGCCGCCGCCTCGATCGCCCACCGGACCGCCCACGGGCCGAAACGCCCGTCCGCCTCCGCGCCGGTCTCGCCTTCCTGCCACAGCACCTTTCCGGCAGCGACGGGAAATCCCTCGACCGGCGTTGGGGAGAGATTGGCCGCCAGCACCAGCGCGCCGCCTGCCCCCGTCCCGGACTCACCAAGGTTCCAGCGCACCACCACCGCGCCGTCGCCGATGATCTCGTAACGCCCACCGGCGCGGATGCCGGTCAGAAGCGGCACGATCTCGGCATGGCGAAGGGCCAGGACACGCCGGTACCAATCGAGCCATCCCGCATGCGGCGCGCGCGCCAGATCCTCCCAGCGCAGCTTCGCCGCGGCGAAGGTGGCCTCCGCCGTGGGATCGGGGATGCGCTCGCGCGTCGCCGGGTCCTGGAATTCGGGGAAGCGGGCGAATTCCTCGCGCCGGCCCCGGCGCACCGCCTCGGCCAGATCGCCGCTGAAATCACAGAAAAACGGGAAAGGCTGCGCGGCGGCCCATTCCTCGCCCATGAACAGCATCGGCACCTGCGGCAGCAGCAGATAGACCGATGCCACCGCCCGCACCGCAGCTTCCGGGGCGAAGGCGGTCAGGCGGTCGCCGAAGGCGCGGTTGCCGACCTGGTCGTGGTTCTGGATGAAGGCGATGAAGGCGCCGGGCGGCAGCGCCGCGCTCGGCTCGCCGCGGGCATGGCCGCGATAGGGCATGACCTCGCCCTGGAAGGCGAAGCCCTCGGCCAGGGCACGACCGAGCCTGTCGGTATGGCCTTTGTAGTCGGCGTAGTAGCCCTTGGCCTCGCCGCTCGCCGCCACGTGCAGCACGTGGTGGGCATCGTCGTTCCACTGCGCGGTATACCAGCGCGGCCTGCCGTCCGCGTCGCGGACCAGGCGGGAAGCCTGGTTCTCCTCGTTCTCCAGCACGAGATGGACGGGCCGGTCCGGCACGGCTTCGCGCACGCGCCTGGCCAGATCCTCCAGCAGATGAAGCGGGCTGTCGTCGAGGATGGCGTGCACCGCATCCAGCCGCAGGCCGTCGAGGTGAAACTCCTCGATCCAGTACAGGGCGTTGTGGATGAAGAAGTCGCGGACCGGGCTGGCCTCGGCACCGTCGGTGTTGATGGCGGCACCCCAGGGCGTCTTGTGGCGGTCGGTGAAGGCCTGCGGCGCGATAGCGTGGAGATAGGCGCCCTCCGGTCCGAAATGGTTATAGACCACGTCGAGCAGCACCATCAGCCCGCGCGCATGGGCGGCCTCTACCAGGGCCTTCAGGTCCTCGGGGCGGCCATAGCTGCCGTCGGGCGCATAGGGCAGCACGCCGTCATAGCCCCAGTTGCGCAGGCCGGGGAAATCGCCGACCGGCATGATCTCGATCGCGGTGACGCCCAGCGCCACCAGATGATCCAGCCGGTCGATGGCGGCGCGGAAGGTGCCGCCCGGCGTGAAGGCGCCGACATGCAGCTCGTAGACCACCGCCTCTTCCCAGGGACGGCCCTTCCAGGCGGCGTCGCCCCAGACATGGGCGGCCGGATCGATCACCTCGCTCGGCCCGTGCACATCGTTGGGCTGGTGGCGCGAGGCCGGGTCGGGCACGTGCAGCCCGTCCGGCAGCACGTAGCGGTAGCGCGTGCCGGCACGCGCCCGGTCGGTGACCAGCTCGTGCCAGCCACCGTCCTGTGCCTGCAAGGCCAACGTCTCCGCCGCGCCGTCGAGGGCAAGCCGGATCTGTTTGTGGGCGGGGGCCCAGAGGCGGAAGCGCACCCGCCCATCGGCCTGCAGCTCGGCACCGAAGGGCATGGCATGCCGGCGCGTCACCGGCGCGGCATCCAGCAGCGCCAGCACGCCGCGCAACGGGATGGCGACCCAGTCCGGTCGGTTGGCGCGCTCGTAGGCGATCTCGTAGAGCGCCCTCTCCAGCATGAAGAAATGCACCAGCCGTGCGGCCGCCGGTAGGTCAGCCGGGCAGCCCGGCGTTCCCTGCGCGGCCGCAAGATAAGCATCGAAGAAGGCGCGCGATGCCTCCGCCTCCCAGGCGTCCAGGCGGCGCAGCGCCGCCGTGCGTTGCGCCTCCGGCAGGTCGGCGGGCAAGGCGCGGCCGGCGGCCGCGGCGGCATAGGCGACAGAGCGCAGCAGCCCCGCCACGTCGCGCAACGGCGCGTGATGGGCGCGGCGCTCGGCAAGCGGGCGCATGGGCTCGCCCTCGAAATCGATGATGATCGCGTCCTCCCCGGCGACCAGCACCTGACCCAGATGGTAGTCGCCATGGTGGCGCGTGCGGGCGAAGGCAGGGGCATCGCGCAGCACCGTCTCGAGTTGCGCGGCCAGTTCGTCCCGGCGCCCCAGCAGGGCGGCGGCCAGGTCCCGCGCCGGCGGCGCCAGTTGCCGGGCATCGGCCGCGAGCCCGTCGAGGACGCGTCGGGCCAGCGCCTGCGCCGCCTCGGTCCAGCCCTGCCGTTCCGCCGGCCCGACCGCATGCGGCCGGAAGGCCGGATCCTGGCTGTCGATGCCGAAGGCGCGATGCATCTCGGCGGTGCGCTGACCCAGGCGGCGCAGCCAGGCGGTCGTTTCCGCCAGCATCTGCTCCGAGGCAGGTTCGTCGGCCGCGACGGCGCGCCCCAGTCGCCCCAGCACCCAGTTCCAGCCATCGCCCTGGTTCGGCACGAAAGCCTGCAGCACCGACAGCGTGATGGACCCGGTGGCGCCCGGAAGGTCCAGTTCGGCCCAGCCGAGCAAAGCCGGCGTCGCCGTGAAGCCGGCCTCGCCGGTGAGGAAGCGACCAACCTCCAGCTCGGGATGGATGCCCTGCTCCAGCTTGCGGATCACCTTCAGGATCGCCCCCTCGCCGATCCGGATCGAGGTGTTGGACTGCTCGGCATGGCTGCGGCGCACCGCCCAATTGCCGCCCGGCTCGAGCCCGGCCTGCGCCAGGCGATCGGTGTGGCCCGTACGCAGCCGGTCCCGCGCCGTGCCCTTCCCCCGCACCAGCGCGCCGATCCAGGCGCGCACGAAGTCATCGGTGGAAAAGGCTTCCACCAGCACCCCGGCCGGGGCGGCCCCGCCCGGCGCCGAGGCGGGAGCGGGAGCAATCACCTGGGCCGGATCCGTCCCCCCCCCGGCCGGAACCAGCGCGAGCGGCACGAAGAGCAGCAACGGCGCCTGCCCCGGCGGGGTCACTCGCCAGATGGCGAGCGCGGCAGGCTGGCGGGGGCTCGGAAAGGCAACCAGGGTCGCGAGCGTCACCGCCGGCCGGCCGGCGTCCTTGGCGGGGTACCAGCGTTGCCGCAGCAGGAAATCCGGCAATGCGGCCTCGGCCACCGCCTCCAGCCCGGACGGCCAGGATTCGGCGGGAGTGGCATTCTTGTCGGTTGAAGAGCGTGAGGATGACGACACGGCGCACCACCCGAGTTGGTTCGGACCAGACGAAACCGCGAGCCCCCCCCGACGTTCCGGGGACCTGCCAGAATTCTTGCGTTCGCCATGGATTCCAGGGACCTCCGCCCCGTTGCGCGAGAGCCCGGCATCGACGGCGGGCGCAAACTGGTGGAACGTGGCGGCCATCGGATCCGCAACTGTGACACCAGGAAGGAACGTCCCGCATGGCCTTGGAGTCCGTCTCCCGCGCCCGCTGTTTCGGCGGCACCCAGCACGTCTTCCGCCACCGCTCGGCCGAGACCGGCACCGAAATGCGGTTCGCCGCCTTCGTCCCGCCGCAGGCCGGGGCAGGCAGGCTCCCTGTGGTCTGGTTCCTCTCCGGCCTGACCTGCACCGAGGAAAACTTCACCATGAAGGCCGGGGCACAGCGCGTGGCGGCGGAGCTGGGCCTGCTGCTGCTGGTCCCCGATACCAGCCCGCGCGGCGAGGGCGTGCCGGATGACCCCGACGGAGCCTACGATTTCGGCCTCGGCGCCGGCTTCTACCTGGATGCCACGCAGGCGCCCTGGGCGCGGAATTACCGGATGGAGAGCTACCTGCTGCACGAACTGCCCGCCCAGGTCGCGGCCGAGCTTCCGGCCGACCTGACCCGGCAGGCGATCATGGGTCACTCGATGGGGGGACATGGGGCGATCACCCTGGCGCTGAAGACCCCGGGCCGCTTCGCCAGTGTCTCGGCCTTCGCCCCGATCAGCGCGCCGATGCGCTGCCCGTGGGGGGAAAAGGCGCTGGGCGGGTATCTGGGCCCGGACCGGTCCGCCTGGCGACGCTACGACAGTTGCGCCCTGATCGAGGATGGCGCCCGCCTGCCGGAGCTGCTGGTCGACCAGGGCATGGCGGACACGTTCCTCGAAAGCCAGTTGAAGCCGGACCTGCTGCGGGCGGCCTGTGCCGATGCGGGCATCCCCCTGACCCTGCGCCTGCAGGAAGGCTACGATCATTCCTACTTCTTCATCGCCAGCTTCATCGAGGACCATCTGCGCTGGCATGCCGGACGGCTCGGCAGGGCGGCGTGACCGTCCCGCCCCGCGCCTAATGCTGCGGCAATCGCTGCGCCAGGCGCAGATGCTCCTGCAGCACCGGTACGTTGCGCGCGGCAAAGGCCTTCACGTCGGCATCGGTGCCGCTCTGCGCCTCGGTCTGGTACGCCTGCAGATCGGATCGGTGGTCCTGCACCATGGCCTTGGCATAGGCCCGGTCGAAGGCGCGGCCATGCAGCTTCGCCAGGGCGTCATAGGTCTGCTGGTGCTCGGCGCCGATCCCGTCCGGCAGCGAGATCTGCTTCTGCTGCGCCAGCGCCGCGAGGTCCTGGTTGGCGCGCCCGTGGTCGGTGACCATACGCTGGCCGAAGCGCTTCACCGCCGTGGAGCGCCCGTTCGTCTGGGCAAGCTGGCCGAGCTGCACCTCGGCCATGCCACCGCGCGCAGCCGCGGTGATGAAGGCGGCATCGCTGGTGGACAAGGTCGGATTGACCTGCGCCTTCGCCGCGGCGACGGTGGTGTCCGTGGCCTTCTGCGTTTCCGCGCAGCCTGCCAGCAGCAGCAGCGCGAGAGCGGTGCTGGCCAGGATCCGGGTCATGATGTCTCTCCGTCGTTGCGGTCCAGGACACCAACGTGCGGAGAGGAATACCGTTCAGATCGAAGGCCGGCCGCCCGTCCCGTGGGTGCCGGTGACGTGGACGAGGATCTCGTCGAGAGTCGAGAACAGGACGGAGGGTGCCTGCGCCGCCAATGCCTCTGGCTGCGTATAACCCCAGGACACGGCCCCGAAGGCAATGCCGAGGGAATGCGCGGCCTCGACGTCGCGGATTTCGTCGCCGATCGCGATCGCCTCGCCGGGGCGGAAACCGGCCTGCCGCAGCAGGTGCCGCATGCGGGCGGACTTGCCGAAGACCGAAGCCCCGCAGGCATAGTGATCGATCAACCAGGCATTCGTGGGCCCCAGCGTCCGGCGCACGTTGCTTTCGACATCGGAACTGACCACCGCCAGCGTCACGCCGCATTCCTTCAGGCGACGCAAGGTCGCCGGCACGCCGGGAAAAAGGCGCATGCGATGGTGGTCGCGGGCCTTCAACCGGCGCATGTGCCGCACGATGAACGGCAGTTGCCAGCGTGGGACGCCGAGTTCCTGCAGCGTCTCGCGCGCGCCCAATGAGCGGAGGGCTTCCAACCGGGCGTCGTCCAGGCGCGCGAAACCGAAGTGCTCGGCGACGTCGTTGATCACGTCCTGGAACCAGGGGAAGGAATCGGTCAGCGTGCCGTCGGAATCGAAGATGACGAGACGGTAGCGGGGGGTCATGGCGTGCCGTATGCCCGCTTTTGCCAGGCATGGCCACCCCCCGGGCGCCGGTTCACCAATACAACTCAGGGGCGATAAACCGACCCGGTCCCTGCTGGCCTGCATCACACGCCCCGAAGAATGAGGCGGCCGTGCTTGCCAATGCAGCACAGGAGGACCAAGCTATTGACCATCCACGGCATCAGATGGGAGCCGGGCATGCGTCGTCTTATTCTTGGCGTGGCCTTCCTGCTGCTTCTGGTCGCTGCACTCGCCATCCCCGCCGTCCGGCGCCCGCTCGGCACGGGTGTGGAGGCGGCCTATCACGGTGTTGCCGCGCATCTTCCCTGGAGCCCGCCCGCCCGCATCGCCGAGCAGGCCGAGGGGGCGCCGCCGGAGCGCGCGGCCATCATTTCCGAACTCAGCCGGGTCGCCGAGCAGCGGCAAAGCCTCAAGCCCACCGACGCCACCCGTGCGCGCATGCACGAATTGCTGCGCCGCGCCGCCGCGATGATGGCCGGCAGCGAGGCAATGGGATCGCTGCGCGACATGCAGGAGGCGCGTGGCCGGCTGCGTGACCTCGACGCCCGCATCGCCGACGGCCTGCTGGCCGGACATGACGTGAAGGAATTGCAGCAGGCGCGCGGCAAGGCCGCCGTCGACCTCACCCGCGCCACCGACGACTTCGCGCGGCGGCTCACCGAACTGGGCGTGCCGATGACCCCCGCCCAGGCGGAGATGATCGCGATCGCGCCGAACGGCGACGACATGGTGGCGCTGCTGGGCATGCAGGCCAATGTCGCCCACTTCGTCACACAACTGCGCGAGACGGTGGAGCAGAACCGCGGCAACACCGACCTGCTGCGGCGCTACTACGGCCTGAACGTCGTGCTCTGCGAGATGGTGGAAACGCTGCAGACCGACGTGCGTGACCGCATCCGGGACCGCTATCTGCCACGGCTGGCCGGGATCGAGCAGGAGAACCTCGCCCTGCAACGCAAGGCCGAGGAAAAGCTGCGCGAGGCGAGCGGGCCCGAGCGGGACGGCTACGCCGGCAACCTGCGCGCGCTGCAGGGCACGGCGGAGATCATGCCGACCTATCGGCGCTACCTGGCACAGCAGGGCGCGCAGCTCGACGAGGCCATCCGGCGCACCCAGACCCTGCTCGACCTCGCCGCCAACACCGCCAGCACCATGGAGAACACGGCGGAGGTGCTGGACATGGTGAATGCCGCCAACCGCGATGTCGGCGCGGTGATCAACCTGGTGCCGCCCGGCACGCTGCCGCTCGACAGCGACATGCTGCGCCAGGAATTCGAACGCCTGTCACGCAAGCTGAGCGAGCCGACCAGCTAGGCGGTCGGCCAACTGAAACGGGCGAAGGAGCCGTTGCTTCTCAGCACGGCTCCTGTTGACGCAAGAGGTTGCCTCAGCCTGGACCCGGCCCGCGCGAGGACATCGCAGGCCGGCATGCTGCGACGCCCGGCCTCAGGCGGCCTTGACGCCGCGGATGAAGTCGCCGACCTCGCCGCCCAGCATCTCCGACTGGCGCGACACGTCCTCGGCGGCTTTCAGCACATCGGCCGCCGCATCCCCGGTCTCCGCCACCGCACGGCTGACCCCGGCGATGTTGCGCGTGACCTCCTGCGTGCCGGCGGCGGCCTGCTGCACGTTGCGGGCGATTTCCTGCGTCGCCGCGCCCTGTTCCTCCACGGCGGCGGCAATGGTGCCGGCGATCTCGTTCACCTCGTCGATCGTGGTGGCGATGCCCTGGATCGCCACCACCGCATCCTGGGTCGCCGCCTGGATCTGCCCGATCTGCGTGGCGATCTCGTCGGTCGCGCGGGCAGTCTGGCTGGCGAGGGCCTTCACCTCGCTGGCCACCACGGCAAAGCCGCGCCCGGCTTCGCCGGCCCGCGCCGCCTCGATCGTCGCGTTCAGCGCCAGCAGGTTGGTCTGGCCGGCGATGTCGCTGATCAGCCGCACCACCTCGCCGATCCGCTGCGCGCCGTCGGACAGGGCGCGGACGGTGGCGTTGGTGCGCTTCGCATCCGCCGCGGCGCGGCCCGCCACCCGGCTGGACTGCGCCACCTGACGGGAAATCTCGGCGACGGAGCTGGAGAGCTGCTCCGCCGCCGCGGCCACGGTCTGGACATTGCCGCTGGCCTGCTCCGCCGCGCGCAGCACGGCGCCGGCCTGCTCGCGGCTCTGCCCGGCGCCCTGCGACATCGTCCGGGCGGTGGCCTGCAACTCGGTGGCGGCAGAGGCGAGCACGCCGACGAGCTGCCCGACCGAATTTTCGAAGCCGCTGGTCAGCGCCTCCAGCCGGGCCGCCCGTTCCACCCTGGCCTGCTGCGCCCGTGCCTGTTCCTCCACCATCCGGTCGGCGGCGATGATGTTGTCCTTGAAGACCTGGACCGCACTCGCCATCGCGCCGATCTCGTCACGCCGGCCAAGCCCCTCCACCGGCGTGGACAGGTCGCGGGCGGCGAGGCGGCGCATGGTTTCCGTCATTGCCTTGACCGGGCCGGCGATGCCGCGGGCGGTGCCCACCGCGATCGCGCCACCGGCCAGGACCAGCAGGCCCAGCACGACAGAGATCATCGTGGTGGCCGCGGCGCCGATCTCGGCACTGTGCCGGGTCGCCGCCCCGCCATGGTCCAGGGCGAAGTCCAGCCCCGTCCTGACGGTTTTGCGCACCTGCAGCAATGGCTGCTGCATCTGCATGAACAGGATGTCGTAGGCGACGTCCTTCTGGCCGGCCCGGACCGCGATCGCCAACCGCTCCGATGCCGCCCGGTAGGTCAGCCATGCCGCCTGGATCGCCTCGGCGAGGCGGCGTTCCTCGGCGGTCGCGACCATGGCGGCGAAGCGCGCCTGGAGGCGGTCCATGGCG from Rhodovastum atsumiense harbors:
- a CDS encoding methyl-accepting chemotaxis protein — translated: MRAFRNLTIRGKIASAFLLMLCCTLGIGLFSIGRLGAVRDAGAVVAGKWMPMGQVLGQLSTEFEKLRARESQTLLRSGPELVKQIGDVTESLAAMDRLQARFAAMVATAEERRLAEAIQAAWLTYRAASERLAIAVRAGQKDVAYDILFMQMQQPLLQVRKTVRTGLDFALDHGGAATRHSAEIGAAATTMISVVLGLLVLAGGAIAVGTARGIAGPVKAMTETMRRLAARDLSTPVEGLGRRDEIGAMASAVQVFKDNIIAADRMVEEQARAQQARVERAARLEALTSGFENSVGQLVGVLASAATELQATARTMSQGAGQSREQAGAVLRAAEQASGNVQTVAAAAEQLSSSVAEISRQVAQSSRVAGRAAADAKRTNATVRALSDGAQRIGEVVRLISDIAGQTNLLALNATIEAARAGEAGRGFAVVASEVKALASQTARATDEIATQIGQIQAATQDAVVAIQGIATTIDEVNEIAGTIAAAVEEQGAATQEIARNVQQAAAGTQEVTRNIAGVSRAVAETGDAAADVLKAAEDVSRQSEMLGGEVGDFIRGVKAA
- a CDS encoding HAD hydrolase-like protein, with protein sequence MTPRYRLVIFDSDGTLTDSFPWFQDVINDVAEHFGFARLDDARLEALRSLGARETLQELGVPRWQLPFIVRHMRRLKARDHHRMRLFPGVPATLRRLKECGVTLAVVSSDVESNVRRTLGPTNAWLIDHYACGASVFGKSARMRHLLRQAGFRPGEAIAIGDEIRDVEAAHSLGIAFGAVSWGYTQPEALAAQAPSVLFSTLDEILVHVTGTHGTGGRPSI
- the treZ gene encoding malto-oligosyltrehalose trehalohydrolase — translated: MSSSSRSSTDKNATPAESWPSGLEAVAEAALPDFLLRQRWYPAKDAGRPAVTLATLVAFPSPRQPAALAIWRVTPPGQAPLLLFVPLALVPAGGGTDPAQVIAPAPASAPGGAAPAGVLVEAFSTDDFVRAWIGALVRGKGTARDRLRTGHTDRLAQAGLEPGGNWAVRRSHAEQSNTSIRIGEGAILKVIRKLEQGIHPELEVGRFLTGEAGFTATPALLGWAELDLPGATGSITLSVLQAFVPNQGDGWNWVLGRLGRAVAADEPASEQMLAETTAWLRRLGQRTAEMHRAFGIDSQDPAFRPHAVGPAERQGWTEAAQALARRVLDGLAADARQLAPPARDLAAALLGRRDELAAQLETVLRDAPAFARTRHHGDYHLGQVLVAGEDAIIIDFEGEPMRPLAERRAHHAPLRDVAGLLRSVAYAAAAAGRALPADLPEAQRTAALRRLDAWEAEASRAFFDAYLAAAQGTPGCPADLPAAARLVHFFMLERALYEIAYERANRPDWVAIPLRGVLALLDAAPVTRRHAMPFGAELQADGRVRFRLWAPAHKQIRLALDGAAETLALQAQDGGWHELVTDRARAGTRYRYVLPDGLHVPDPASRHQPNDVHGPSEVIDPAAHVWGDAAWKGRPWEEAVVYELHVGAFTPGGTFRAAIDRLDHLVALGVTAIEIMPVGDFPGLRNWGYDGVLPYAPDGSYGRPEDLKALVEAAHARGLMVLLDVVYNHFGPEGAYLHAIAPQAFTDRHKTPWGAAINTDGAEASPVRDFFIHNALYWIEEFHLDGLRLDAVHAILDDSPLHLLEDLARRVREAVPDRPVHLVLENEENQASRLVRDADGRPRWYTAQWNDDAHHVLHVAASGEAKGYYADYKGHTDRLGRALAEGFAFQGEVMPYRGHARGEPSAALPPGAFIAFIQNHDQVGNRAFGDRLTAFAPEAAVRAVASVYLLLPQVPMLFMGEEWAAAQPFPFFCDFSGDLAEAVRRGRREEFARFPEFQDPATRERIPDPTAEATFAAAKLRWEDLARAPHAGWLDWYRRVLALRHAEIVPLLTGIRAGGRYEIIGDGAVVVRWNLGESGTGAGGALVLAANLSPTPVEGFPVAAGKVLWQEGETGAEADGRFGPWAVRWAIEAAAESGSATLDELAGRMGIEPVFRDARGKTVRASAQTKRSLLAAMGVAADDEAQVRATLEALERADWQRPLPPVVVLDVTAGPLVVEIVLPPDTGQIIWHLALEDGSEIVAQVAFDRLDLVASCHVDGQALQRRRLVLPDDLPWGYHRFSFQPGQAATTLVVTPGRCWLPPGLAEGRRLWGIAAQLYLLRSATDWGIGDFGDLRSLVELTAARGADVIGLNPLHALFHDDPEHASPYSPASRLLLNVLNIDVLAVPELLDCPQTRELITSEAFRARVAACSARPLVDYAEVTALKFSVLEQLFHACRTAADPARWEGFTAFRRERGTVLERNCLFLALREYFAARDPALADWHCWPEEYRDPDSPTVARFAEANRERLDFLAWLQWLADTQLAAAAATASARGMAVGLYRDLAVGADRAGAETWVNAAAVVSGAQVGAPPDILNPAGQDWGVPPFNPRALREEGYRSFIELIRANMRHAGGLRIDHVMGLQHLYWVPRGRKPPDGAYVQYPLQDLVGILALESHRQRCLVVGEDLGTVPEGFREHMAAANILSYRVLYFEQDFTTGAFFPPAAYPGLALAVIGSHDLPTLRGWWTERDIEIREQLGLFPDPADASRQREARARDRTQLLQALRTEGLLPDEGEPDIPKLARAVHAFLARSPAVLAMAQIDDLTDEADPVNVPTTSEEHPNWRRRLSMTLEELAVRPRFIDIAEIFRAERGTPQPEDSSDHE
- a CDS encoding DUF4142 domain-containing protein, with translation MTRILASTALALLLLAGCAETQKATDTTVAAAKAQVNPTLSTSDAAFITAAARGGMAEVQLGQLAQTNGRSTAVKRFGQRMVTDHGRANQDLAALAQQKQISLPDGIGAEHQQTYDALAKLHGRAFDRAYAKAMVQDHRSDLQAYQTEAQSGTDADVKAFAARNVPVLQEHLRLAQRLPQH
- the fghA gene encoding S-formylglutathione hydrolase — its product is MALESVSRARCFGGTQHVFRHRSAETGTEMRFAAFVPPQAGAGRLPVVWFLSGLTCTEENFTMKAGAQRVAAELGLLLLVPDTSPRGEGVPDDPDGAYDFGLGAGFYLDATQAPWARNYRMESYLLHELPAQVAAELPADLTRQAIMGHSMGGHGAITLALKTPGRFASVSAFAPISAPMRCPWGEKALGGYLGPDRSAWRRYDSCALIEDGARLPELLVDQGMADTFLESQLKPDLLRAACADAGIPLTLRLQEGYDHSYFFIASFIEDHLRWHAGRLGRAA